TTTTATCTCTTTCTTCTTTGGTGGTTAAGGCTTTCGATAAATTTTCGCTCTCCCTTACACTCAAAGGGTGGGCATTCATCATTCTGCCTTGCTGGTCAATATCAAAATGTTCTATATAAGTTTGTGATTTATTTTCGTTTTGATAAATAACAAAAGCATTTTTGGGGTAAAAAATAGGCTCTATTTGTTCGGTTAAATCTTGTATATTCTTCATTTTCTGTTAGGTTTTTAATTGAATAAATGATAGGTTTCTGAAATACTTTCAAATAGTCTTCTCTCAAAATCAAAGTTGCGTGTATCTTTTTTGTAATTCTTCGTAAAGTTTCTATAAATAGTAGGCTCGTCAATATCGGCACACTCGTTAAATTCGTTATTGAGCATTTCGTCTATTTGGTCACTTATCCAATCATCAGCTGTCGCTACAAAGCCAATGTATTTATCCATTGTTATAGTTTCATATTCTTCATCTTCTTGGTATTGGTAAGTGCTATATCTAAAAATACTTTCATTAGGATAATCTTTATACAACTGATATACTTTTTGGGCAATTTGTTTGCACTCCAAATCAAATGGAGTTTGGATTTTAAAAGTGTTTAATCGCTGTTCAAAAAAATCCAAATTATTAGCGTTTTTGATTTTTTCATACATAAGGTCGCCCATTATATTACATTCTTTAAGGGTCTGTAAGTTTCTTTTTTGTTCTTGGCGTTCTTCCTCGTTATATGGTTCATCATACCTAACCCATTCGGTCAATATCTCGTATCGGTAACATAAAAAATCATCATCATTATAATAGGGAACACCAACCCTATAAAAGTAAGCGTAAACAGACAAAAGCAATTTTGCTAAAGGTTTTGTTTTTTTATCTCTAAACATTAAATACAAAGGCTTTATCGGTATATGATATAATGAATGGTTTGTATAAAAAGTTTCTTCTTCGTTTTTTAATACCCTCAAATTAGCATAAAATTTATTTTGATGTAACTGCTTTTTTGTGTGATGGTAGGCTAAATGAACATTATACGGATAAGGTTCACTTTTAACATTAGGAGTTTCAAATCCATAATGCTCGGCAAGTTTAGAAAGGGACTTAAAAAAATCCCTTTCGTTGATACTTACTTCTTGGATTTCTACCATTTTAGGTAAAAAAACATTTCTTAGAATAGCATCGGAACTTGCTCTTTGGGTACGCTTTTTTGCTTGTCTTTTTGGACTTCGCTGTGGTCTTTGGGGCGGTGTATCCATTCCAAAAACTCCGCAAGTTGTCGGCACAATAGTTCGTTGCGTTGGGTGTTCTTCTGTGGTTGGGATAAAATTCCCTTGATGATATGTTTGTTTTGCATAATTCATTTTGTTTTATTTGATTGTTCCTTTGTTAATAAATTTCTTGTCTATGTAAAGTTTGATTTCTCCTTTTTCAAAGCCTTGCTTTAAGGCTATATATTTGATATAATCATCATACGCTTTGCCTTGAAAATTCTCGCCTATAAGGTTTTTAAAAATTACCTTAATTGATGTTATATCGCCCTTTAATATCCATTGTCCATTTTGGTGGATTTCTGCTCTGTCTTTTGTTTCCATAACATACTCATACTGTTTAGCCTTTCGTACCCATAATACTTTCAAATTTGTAAACCACACTATCCTCCTCAATTTTTGGGGTGGACACTTTCGCTGTGGTAAGTATCGGGTATTGGTTTGAATAAAAATTTAACACACTTTCCACACTCCATTGGGGATTAGGGTCTGTAAGTATCCCCCTTATAACAAAATATCTAAATTAGAATAGAATAAAAAAGCCCGAAAAAGCCCGAAAATAAAGGTGTTTTAGCGAAAAAAGCCCCAAAAAAGCAAACTAAACGAAATATACATTTAATTGAGAATAATTGAGTTTTAATTGAGTTTTTGAAGCCCTGAAAAATGCAATTAAAATGAATTATTTTAGGATTATATAAGATACACCTACAAAACCCCACAAATACCGCAAAAACGCCCCTTTTGGGGCTTTTTTTATGCTCTATAATGAGCAAATAATAACCCTTATTGGTACCGCTAACAAAATGCTATACCCCACCCCTTAAAAATTGCGTTTTTAAAGTTGGGGTTACAGTTGGGGTTACAGTTGGGGTTACAAAACTTATATTTTTGAAGCCAACTCGGATATATTTAAGTGTGAAAAAAACGCAAAAAACAGCCGTTTTTTAAAAACTCGCACCCCTTTAGTGTATTGGGGTATTTTTGTAAATAACTGATTTTTAACAAAATAATAAATAAAACGGTAAAAAAACATGTGCGTAAGCTATTAGCCCCGTACAAATGGTATTTTTTCTTACATTTTTACCCATACTACCCAGATATTACCCCGTTGCTCTATTTTGTAGCTTGCTTTTAATGGATGTGTTGTCAAGCTCTAAGCGATTGATACGCTCTTGCAATTGTTTAATTTCTTGGTGTAATAACCTGTTTTCTTCTAATAAAGCTACTTGCTTACGCAGCAGCTCTACCTCTGTATTATTACTATAACTACTTTGCCCCTCTGTCACTACTGGCGGTGGGGTTTGCTCCGTATCACTAATATAAACTTGTTTATTTTCTATATTTCCAATATTATCAATAAGCCATTTTTTAGATATTCTGTAATCTAAAGAGCTTAATTTTTCTAAAAAATCTTTAGGAAGAGCTACCTTACCATTGATAATCTGAGAAAAATATGATTTATTTTCATACCCTAATAATTTACCTATTCCCTCCTGATTATCAGCTATTTCATAACCTATCAGTAGCTGGATTGCCACTTTCACTCTATTCTGTAAATCCATAAAAAATAAAAAAGTTTATATTTATCTTGTTTATTTACTAAACTTATTTATATATTTGCATCGTTAAAACATCAAAACAATGACAAAAATAGAAGAAATATCCGAAATTGTTCGTATATGCGAACAAGAAAGGCAGACAGGGGACTACCAAACCCTTGCAAAAGCATTAGGAACCACCGTAGATGCAGCCCGAATGAGGTACTACCGAAAGGATGAACAAGCCGTGAAAATCCTCTATAGAATAATCAAACAAAGAGAGGAGCTAACCCTTGAAATATCAAATAAATAATAATATATGAGCAACATCATTACACACCCACAATTTGGGGAAATTAGAGTTAAACAAGCCAAAAATGAAATATGGTTTTGTGCGAAAGATGTATGCGGCTCATTAGGCTATGCCGATACCGAAGTTGCACTTAGAAAATTGGAAGACGACGAAAAGCTACTCCGTAAAATTTACGCATCAGGTCAGTATCGCCAATATATGTTTATCAACGAGAGTGGCTTATACGCCCTAATACTTAGAAGCAATAAACCCGAGGCTCGCAAATTTAGAAAATGGGTAACCTCGGAAGTGTTACCGAGCATCCGTAAGTATGGCACTTACAGCACCGACCCAAAAATAATGAGCCGTGCCAAGGCTCGTGCCGAGCAAAAAGTGGTAAGAGAAATGCTTTCGGAGGTAGGAAGTCATCTATCGCGTACGGATATAAAACTGGTCGCCAAGCAATGCCGCACTACGGAGTGGCAGGTGGAAAAGGTACTGCGAGGCGAAATAAAAGACACCTATATGCTCCAGCTCCTTTACGCACGAAGCACAGGCAACAAGATTTTGGAAAGTCAGTTCTACACTGCCAGCGGAGCCCAAAAACTAATGGACGAACTTAAAAATAGATAACCCATGAATAAAAAAATCACAAAAAAAGAAGACTTAGAAATAGGCAAATGCTACAGGGACGGCAATAAATTTTATTATGTAACGGGGCGTGTGGAATGTTATGAA
This Riemerella anatipestifer DNA region includes the following protein-coding sequences:
- a CDS encoding Bro-N domain-containing protein; this encodes MSNIITHPQFGEIRVKQAKNEIWFCAKDVCGSLGYADTEVALRKLEDDEKLLRKIYASGQYRQYMFINESGLYALILRSNKPEARKFRKWVTSEVLPSIRKYGTYSTDPKIMSRAKARAEQKVVREMLSEVGSHLSRTDIKLVAKQCRTTEWQVEKVLRGEIKDTYMLQLLYARSTGNKILESQFYTASGAQKLMDELKNR
- a CDS encoding DUF7688 family protein translates to METKDRAEIHQNGQWILKGDITSIKVIFKNLIGENFQGKAYDDYIKYIALKQGFEKGEIKLYIDKKFINKGTIK